Genomic DNA from Deltaproteobacteria bacterium:
CGAACACGACGATGATCACGCCGAGAAAAAAAATGATCAGCCAATTTCGTTTTCGCTTACGTAAAAAATCGAGCATGGAGCTAGGAACCTTTCGGTAAATGGAGGTAGATGAAGTCCCCTTATGATAGAAAATGGCCCCGCCCAATGCAACCCGCGACGCCCCAGCTAAAACGAATTTTCTCTAATTTTTTCCTTTACTTGCTTGCTCCGGCCAAATCTGTTATTTACACTCTGCTGAAGGTTATTTTGCGCCCACGAGAAGGAGCTTGCTGATGTTCGATGCCCTCTTTGGCATCTTTTCCAACGATCTCGCGATCGATCTTGGAACCGCCAACACGCTAATTTACGTCAAAAACCAAGGGATCGTTTGCAACGAACCATCAGTGGTGGCGGTCCAGCAACGCAACGAACGCGGTGGCAAGAAAGTGCTCGCCGTCGGCGCCGAAGCGAAGCGCATGTTAGGGCGGACTCCCGGCAGCATCGTGGCGATTCGACCGCTTAAAGACGGCGTTATCGCTGATTTTGAGATCACCGAAGCGATGCTGCGTTACTTTATTCAGAAAGTTCACAACCGTCGCACCTTGGTGCGGCCGCGCATCATCGTCGGCGTGCCCTTCGGCATCACCGAAGTGGAAAAGCGCGCCGTGCGTGAGTCCGCCGAATCAGCGGGCGCCCGGGAAGTTTATTTGATCGAAGAACCGATGGCCGCGGCGATCGGCGCCGGCTTGCCGATCACCGAGCCCACCGGCAACATGATCGTCGATATCGGCGGCGGCACCACTGAGGTCGCGGTGATCTCGCTTTCGGGCATCGTTTTCTCCCGTTCGGTGCGCGTCGGCGGCGATAAGATGGACGAGGCGATCGCCCAGTTTATTAAACGCAAATACAATTTACTGGTCGGCGAACGCACCGCGGAGTTGATCAAGATCACCATCGGTTCGGCTTATCCCGGCGATGAAGTGCAGACCATGGAAATCAAAGGGCGCGATTTGGTCGCCGGCGTGCCGAAGACCGTGGTGATCACCGACGAGGAAATTCGCGACTCGTTGCTCGAACCGATCAATCAGATCGTCGAAGCCGTGCGGCTGTCCCTCGAACGGACGCCGCCGGAATTGGCTTCCGACATCGTCGACCGTGGTATCGTGCTCGCCGGCGGCGGCTCGTTGCTGCGTAATCTCGACATTCTCCTACGCGAAGAAACCGGCCTACCGGTGATGATGGCGGACGATCCGCTCACCGCCGTTGTCATGGGCGCGGGCAAGGCTTTGGATGAAATTTCATTGTTGCGTGAGGTTGCGGTTCATTAGGCTTATAAGATTCACCGCCCGCCGCGCCGCGGCGATTTAGCCTTCCATGCTCGCTTTCCTGCGTAAGAATCAGATCGCCCTGAGTTCTTGTTTCTGTCTGATACTATCAAGCTCGATTCTGACTCTGTCGGCGCGCGGTCAACTGCGCAACGAGCCGGTCGGCATGGTGTTGATGTGGGTGTTACGGCCAATGCAATTGGCCGCCCAGGGGACGGCCAACTGGTTCATCGCCATCCAAGAAAATTATCTGACCCTATCGGGATTTAAGTCCGAGAACGAACGGCTGCGCAAACGCATACAAAACCTCGAAGTCGAGCGTCAACGATTGCTCGAGGCCGAAGCGACCAATCGCAAGTTGCAACAGCTGCTCGATTTCCGTGCCCAGTTGCCGAGCAAATCGCTGACCGCCGCGATTATCGCCAACAGCGCCAGCAGTTGGTTTCAAGGCTGCATCCTCGATAAAGGCAGTTCCGACGGCGTGCGAAAAGATATGGCGGTGGTGACGCCGCTGGGCGTGGTCGGCAAAGTGGTGTCGGTGACGGCCTATAGTGCTAAAGTGATCTTGCTCACCGACGCCAATAGCGGCATCGATGTTTTGGTCCAGCGCACGCGCAGCCGCGGCATCGTTTCCGGTTCGTTGGACAGCGGCACGGTGCTCAAATACGTCAAACGCAGCGAAGATGTCCAAGTGGGCGACCGCTTGATCACTTCGGGATTGGACGGCGTGTTTCCCAAGGGGCTGATGGCGGGCACGGTGGTGCGGGTCAACAAACAGAATCTCGGGCTGTTCCAGTTCATCGAGGTTTTACCGGCGGTGCAATCTGCCCGGGTCGAAGAAGTTTTGGTGGTGGGAGCTGACGCCGAGACTGAGCCGGCAAAAAAATGAGTCGTTATCGGTGCTCCAACTGGCAATGAAAATTTCTTTACTGCTATTCGCGATGGGTATTCTCTTGGTTATCCTACAAACGACCTTGCAGCGTCTCGTGCCCATTGGCCCGATGGTTCCCGATTTGATTTTAGTGTTGTGCGTTTATTGGGGGCTCAATCATCCCACCATGGGCGCCGCCATCGGTTCCTTCTTGTTGGGTTATTCCGTCGACATTCTTTCGAGCCAATTGCTCGGCGTCAACGCCTTCGCCATGTCGCTAGTGTTCGTTGGCGTGTACTTGGGCTCCCGTTCGATTTGGCTGCACCATCCGCTGGTCAGCTCGATCATCGTCTTGTGTGCGGCGTTGATCAAAGGGGTCGGCTTAGTG
This window encodes:
- the mreC gene encoding rod shape-determining protein MreC, encoding MLAFLRKNQIALSSCFCLILSSSILTLSARGQLRNEPVGMVLMWVLRPMQLAAQGTANWFIAIQENYLTLSGFKSENERLRKRIQNLEVERQRLLEAEATNRKLQQLLDFRAQLPSKSLTAAIIANSASSWFQGCILDKGSSDGVRKDMAVVTPLGVVGKVVSVTAYSAKVILLTDANSGIDVLVQRTRSRGIVSGSLDSGTVLKYVKRSEDVQVGDRLITSGLDGVFPKGLMAGTVVRVNKQNLGLFQFIEVLPAVQSARVEEVLVVGADAETEPAKK
- the mreD gene encoding rod shape-determining protein MreD; its protein translation is MKISLLLFAMGILLVILQTTLQRLVPIGPMVPDLILVLCVYWGLNHPTMGAAIGSFLLGYSVDILSSQLLGVNAFAMSLVFVGVYLGSRSIWLHHPLVSSIIVLCAALIKGVGLVLVWVVFLSTEGFWQGALKYIASEALIAALLAPFMFALLARGEKYFAKPSAVAQ
- a CDS encoding rod shape-determining protein is translated as MFDALFGIFSNDLAIDLGTANTLIYVKNQGIVCNEPSVVAVQQRNERGGKKVLAVGAEAKRMLGRTPGSIVAIRPLKDGVIADFEITEAMLRYFIQKVHNRRTLVRPRIIVGVPFGITEVEKRAVRESAESAGAREVYLIEEPMAAAIGAGLPITEPTGNMIVDIGGGTTEVAVISLSGIVFSRSVRVGGDKMDEAIAQFIKRKYNLLVGERTAELIKITIGSAYPGDEVQTMEIKGRDLVAGVPKTVVITDEEIRDSLLEPINQIVEAVRLSLERTPPELASDIVDRGIVLAGGGSLLRNLDILLREETGLPVMMADDPLTAVVMGAGKALDEISLLREVAVH